Proteins from a genomic interval of Bacillota bacterium:
- the rny gene encoding ribonuclease Y: protein MGGGELDINVVLTFLVYILVAALAGLAGYFIRKYLAEAKIAFAENAAKQIIEEARKQGEAAKKEALLEAKEEAHRMRSDLEREGRERRIELQRIERRLIQKEEALDRKSDILERKEDALHKKDAEIEAVRRELEEICARQRAELERMSGLSSEQARDILLKNVENEIRHDTAVMIKEIEAQAKEEADKRAREIITMAIQRCAADHVVETTVSVVALPNDEMKGRIIGREGRNIRALETLTGIDLIIDDTPEAVILSGFDPVRREIARIALERLIADGRIHPGRIEEMVDKARKEVEATIKEEGESAALEAQVHGLHPELIKLLGRLKYRTSYGQNVLMHSLEVCHLAATMAVELGADVQIARRAGLLHDIGKAVDHEVEGPHVQIGADLARKYKESPEVVHAILAHHGDEEARTIEAALVQAADAISAARPGARRETLEAYMKRLEKLEKIADSFEGVEKSYAIQAGREVRIMVKPEKLDDLAIARMARDIVKRIEQELEYPGQIKVTVIRETRAVEYAK, encoded by the coding sequence ATGGGGGGAGGTGAACTTGATATTAACGTGGTTCTTACTTTTCTAGTGTATATACTGGTCGCGGCTTTGGCCGGGCTGGCAGGATATTTTATAAGAAAATACCTTGCCGAGGCGAAGATCGCCTTCGCCGAAAACGCGGCAAAACAGATAATCGAGGAAGCAAGGAAGCAAGGCGAGGCTGCGAAGAAAGAGGCGCTGCTCGAAGCAAAAGAGGAAGCGCACAGAATGCGCAGCGACCTGGAGAGGGAGGGTCGGGAGCGCAGGATAGAGTTGCAGCGCATCGAGAGGCGTCTCATCCAGAAGGAGGAGGCCCTCGACAGGAAGTCAGATATCCTCGAGAGAAAAGAGGATGCCTTGCATAAGAAGGATGCGGAAATCGAGGCCGTAAGGCGGGAGCTCGAGGAGATTTGCGCGAGGCAGCGAGCTGAGCTGGAACGCATGTCCGGCCTGTCGTCCGAGCAGGCGCGCGATATCCTCCTGAAGAACGTCGAGAACGAGATAAGGCATGATACAGCAGTCATGATAAAGGAGATAGAAGCCCAGGCGAAAGAGGAGGCCGATAAGCGGGCGCGTGAGATCATCACGATGGCTATTCAGAGGTGTGCCGCAGACCATGTGGTAGAAACGACGGTCTCGGTGGTCGCGCTCCCGAACGACGAGATGAAGGGGCGGATCATCGGCAGGGAAGGGCGCAATATTCGAGCCCTTGAAACCCTGACGGGCATAGATCTGATTATTGATGACACCCCTGAGGCTGTTATCCTTTCAGGGTTTGACCCTGTCAGGCGCGAAATCGCCAGGATAGCCCTGGAGCGCCTCATCGCTGATGGCAGGATACACCCAGGGCGAATAGAGGAGATGGTCGATAAGGCACGCAAGGAGGTCGAGGCGACCATCAAGGAGGAGGGTGAAAGCGCAGCCCTTGAGGCCCAAGTGCACGGGTTGCACCCTGAGCTCATCAAGCTCCTGGGGAGGCTGAAGTACAGGACGAGCTATGGCCAGAATGTCCTCATGCACTCGCTGGAGGTCTGCCACCTGGCCGCCACCATGGCTGTCGAGCTCGGGGCGGATGTCCAGATCGCGAGGAGGGCGGGCCTTCTGCATGATATTGGGAAGGCCGTGGATCATGAGGTTGAAGGTCCCCACGTGCAGATTGGCGCCGACCTTGCGAGAAAATACAAGGAATCGCCTGAAGTGGTTCATGCGATCCTGGCGCATCATGGAGACGAGGAGGCCAGGACCATCGAGGCAGCGCTTGTCCAGGCCGCTGATGCCATATCGGCAGCCCGCCCCGGGGCAAGGCGTGAGACCCTCGAGGCATATATGAAGCGTCTCGAGAAGCTCGAGAAGATCGCCGATTCCTTCGAGGGAGTGGAGAAGTCCTATGCAATCCAGGCAGGTCGCGAAGTGCGGATCATGGTGAAACCCGAGAAGCTGGATGACCTGGCTATAGCGCGCATGGCGCGGGATATCGTCAAGCGGATCGAGCAGGAGCTCGAATACCCTGGCCAGATCAAGGTGACGGTTATACGGGAGACGCGCGCAGTCGAATACGCTAAATAG
- a CDS encoding TIGR00282 family metallophosphoesterase → MRILVIGDVVGRAGRRAVKTLLPRVASLHAPDVIIANGENVAGGFGLTGETVKELFASGIHILTTGNHVWNKKEIYGTLEKESRILRPANYPPGAPGRGSGVFCSADGVKFGVVNLSGRVFMGNLDCPFRCAETLIDALRRETSIIIVDFHAEATSEKVALGWFLDGRVTAVVGTHTHVQTADERLLDNGTAYITDLGMTGPVDSVIGVKKELVIGKFLAQMPVRFETATGRVCLGGAIIDVDESSGRARSIERVYELDGG, encoded by the coding sequence TTGAGGATACTTGTCATAGGCGACGTGGTCGGTCGAGCCGGGAGGCGGGCTGTAAAGACTCTACTGCCCAGGGTCGCGTCCCTGCACGCCCCGGATGTTATAATCGCAAACGGGGAGAATGTCGCGGGTGGCTTCGGCCTGACGGGCGAGACTGTAAAGGAGCTTTTTGCTTCGGGGATTCACATCCTGACAACAGGGAATCACGTGTGGAACAAGAAGGAAATATATGGGACGCTTGAAAAGGAATCCAGGATCCTGCGACCGGCCAACTATCCACCAGGCGCCCCGGGCCGCGGAAGTGGGGTTTTCTGCTCCGCGGATGGCGTGAAGTTTGGGGTGGTGAACCTGTCAGGGCGCGTATTCATGGGCAACCTGGATTGCCCCTTCCGGTGCGCTGAAACGCTTATTGACGCACTTCGACGCGAAACAAGCATTATTATTGTTGATTTTCACGCTGAGGCGACATCGGAAAAGGTCGCCCTTGGGTGGTTTCTGGATGGGCGCGTTACGGCAGTGGTCGGCACTCACACACACGTTCAGACGGCGGATGAGAGGCTCCTCGATAACGGGACGGCCTATATAACAGATCTCGGGATGACGGGGCCGGTGGATTCCGTAATAGGCGTCAAGAAGGAGCTGGTTATAGGGAAATTCCTAGCTCAAATGCCCGTGCGATTTGAGACGGCCACAGGCAGGGTTTGCCTCGGCGGGGCCATCATTGATGTAGATGAATCGTCGGGGAGGGCGCGGAGCATTGAGAGGGTTTACGAACTGGATGGTGGTTGA
- a CDS encoding stage V sporulation protein S, with protein sequence MEALKVSAKSNPNSVAGALAAVLRERGGAEIQAIGAGALNQAVKAVAIARGFVAPSGVDLIMIPAFADVEIDGEERTAIKLIVEPR encoded by the coding sequence GTGGAGGCCTTGAAAGTATCTGCAAAGTCAAACCCAAATTCCGTCGCGGGCGCCCTCGCCGCTGTCTTGAGGGAACGAGGCGGGGCGGAAATCCAGGCGATCGGTGCCGGCGCGCTGAACCAGGCTGTCAAGGCTGTGGCTATTGCGCGTGGGTTTGTTGCGCCGAGCGGAGTCGACCTTATTATGATCCCCGCCTTCGCCGATGTAGAGATCGACGGGGAGGAGAGAACCGCCATTAAATTGATAGTTGAACCGAGGTAG
- a CDS encoding GNAT family N-acetyltransferase, whose amino-acid sequence MIGESKVVLRPLTEQDIQIMEQWESYDESSNQWYQKMLRGRNSKIFAITTREGRLIGDIGLAEISWRGGDAELFIRIGQESDWNKGYGMDAVVALLELAFAEMKLKRIYLRVHKDNVRAIRCYEKCGFKKEGVVRRRVEGGSRVEKVFLMSVLRDESMSLPGATGASPVKKIS is encoded by the coding sequence GTGATCGGCGAGAGTAAGGTGGTATTGCGCCCCCTGACTGAGCAAGATATACAGATAATGGAGCAATGGGAATCCTACGACGAGTCCAGCAACCAGTGGTACCAGAAGATGCTTAGGGGCAGGAATTCTAAGATATTTGCGATCACTACCAGGGAAGGGAGATTGATCGGTGACATAGGCCTCGCTGAGATAAGCTGGAGGGGTGGCGATGCGGAGCTCTTCATCAGGATCGGCCAGGAATCCGACTGGAACAAGGGTTACGGGATGGATGCCGTGGTCGCCCTGCTCGAGCTGGCCTTCGCCGAAATGAAGTTGAAGCGCATCTATTTGAGGGTGCACAAGGATAATGTTAGGGCCATACGGTGTTACGAGAAGTGTGGCTTCAAGAAGGAGGGGGTAGTCAGGCGCAGGGTCGAGGGAGGCTCAAGGGTGGAGAAGGTATTCTTGATGAGCGTGCTCCGGGATGAATCCATGAGCCTGCCCGGGGCGACCGGGGCAAGCCCCGTGAAGAAGATATCATGA
- the mraZ gene encoding division/cell wall cluster transcriptional repressor MraZ, translated as MFIGTYWHTIDAKGRLIMPAKFREELGERFIATKGLDTCLFVFPLSEWENQERELRNLPLARSDARAYSRLFFSSAAECEFDRQGRIMIPAHLREYAKLEKDVVIIGVSARIEIWNEPIWREYSKKAEESYEEIAEKLLADGGPGSQT; from the coding sequence ATGTTCATCGGCACTTACTGGCATACAATAGATGCCAAGGGCCGGTTAATCATGCCGGCAAAGTTCAGAGAGGAGCTGGGCGAGCGTTTCATCGCTACCAAGGGCCTTGATACGTGCCTTTTTGTATTCCCCCTATCGGAGTGGGAGAACCAGGAGCGCGAGCTTCGCAACCTGCCCCTGGCCAGATCGGATGCGCGCGCCTACAGCCGGCTCTTCTTCTCGAGCGCTGCCGAGTGTGAGTTTGACAGGCAGGGCAGGATCATGATCCCAGCTCACTTGCGTGAGTATGCGAAGCTGGAAAAAGATGTGGTCATAATCGGCGTATCCGCGAGGATAGAAATCTGGAACGAGCCTATATGGCGCGAGTATTCAAAGAAGGCCGAGGAATCCTATGAAGAGATAGCGGAGAAGCTCCTTGCTGATGGAGGTCCTGGAAGTCAAACCTGA
- the rsmH gene encoding 16S rRNA (cytosine(1402)-N(4))-methyltransferase RsmH — protein MEVLEVKPETPLEDFPSSENQVKNQERGKVTEWVIVGVYPESYHSPVLLDEVIQMLACRPGGTYVDCTVGGGGHAKRILAETAPDGFLIGIDRDPDAIARARVVLAPFAGRVELICDNFKNIAKIVNSIGRAGIHGVLFDLGVSSHQLDAAERGFSYMVNAPLDMRMGAGGPDSTGPPTAADLVNELPVEELARIIREYAEERWASRIARFIGEERARRPIRTTGELVDVIKRAIPASARRAGPHPAKRTFQALRIAVNDELSAFERALEDAIDLLEPCGRVCVISFHSLEDRIAKRVFHRHARGCTCPPGSPVCSCGGRATLRIITRKPVTPLEREIHENPRSRSAKLRAAEKF, from the coding sequence ATGGAGGTCCTGGAAGTCAAACCTGAGACTCCTCTTGAGGATTTCCCTTCGAGCGAGAATCAGGTCAAGAATCAAGAAAGAGGAAAGGTTACGGAGTGGGTTATAGTGGGGGTTTACCCGGAGAGTTACCATAGCCCGGTTCTACTCGATGAGGTTATCCAGATGCTCGCCTGCCGGCCTGGAGGCACGTATGTGGATTGCACCGTCGGCGGCGGCGGGCACGCAAAACGCATTCTCGCGGAAACAGCGCCTGACGGCTTCCTCATCGGTATTGACCGCGACCCCGACGCAATCGCCAGGGCACGGGTTGTGCTCGCGCCCTTTGCTGGAAGGGTTGAGCTTATATGTGATAACTTTAAAAATATAGCAAAAATAGTCAACTCTATAGGACGGGCTGGCATCCATGGCGTGCTCTTTGATCTCGGGGTTTCATCCCACCAGCTCGACGCGGCGGAGCGTGGGTTTTCTTATATGGTAAATGCCCCGCTTGATATGAGAATGGGCGCGGGTGGTCCGGATTCCACGGGCCCACCCACGGCCGCCGACCTTGTGAATGAGCTTCCCGTGGAGGAGCTCGCGCGTATAATCAGGGAATACGCCGAGGAGAGGTGGGCATCCCGAATTGCCAGGTTCATTGGGGAGGAACGGGCCCGCCGTCCCATCCGCACCACGGGCGAGCTTGTGGATGTAATAAAGAGGGCCATACCTGCGAGCGCCCGGCGGGCGGGACCGCATCCCGCAAAGCGGACATTTCAGGCGCTGCGGATCGCAGTAAATGATGAACTCTCCGCATTCGAGCGGGCGCTCGAGGATGCCATTGATTTGCTCGAGCCCTGCGGGCGGGTATGCGTCATTTCATTTCACTCGCTTGAGGATCGCATTGCGAAACGCGTCTTCCATCGTCATGCACGGGGGTGCACATGCCCGCCTGGCTCGCCGGTGTGCTCTTGTGGGGGGAGGGCTACACTCAGAATCATCACCAGGAAGCCCGTCACCCCATTGGAACGGGAAATCCACGAGAACCCCAGGTCACGCAGCGCGAAGCTACGAGCTGCCGAGAAGTTCTAA